One genomic window of Desulfocurvus vexinensis DSM 17965 includes the following:
- the fabZ gene encoding 3-hydroxyacyl-ACP dehydratase FabZ: MSALPTPMMIAEILKLLPHRYPFLMVDRVTAFEPGQRLEGYKNVTFNEPFFQGHFPGLPVMPGVLICEALAQAGGLLTLMSDPALCDGSKVFLFAGIDNVRFRAPVVPGDRLELQVFDVRRKLSLVKMSGQALVDGKIVASGTMTAAIANREDM; this comes from the coding sequence ATGAGCGCATTGCCGACCCCCATGATGATCGCCGAGATCCTCAAGCTGCTGCCGCACCGCTACCCGTTCCTCATGGTGGACCGGGTGACTGCCTTCGAGCCCGGCCAGCGCCTGGAGGGCTACAAGAACGTCACCTTCAACGAGCCGTTCTTCCAGGGCCACTTCCCGGGGCTGCCGGTGATGCCCGGGGTGCTCATCTGCGAGGCCCTGGCCCAGGCTGGGGGGCTCTTGACCCTCATGAGCGACCCGGCGCTGTGCGACGGCAGCAAGGTCTTCCTGTTCGCGGGCATCGACAACGTGCGCTTCCGCGCCCCGGTGGTGCCCGGCGACCGGCTGGAGCTGCAGGTCTTCGACGTGCGGCGCAAGCTTTCCCTGGTCAAGATGAGCGGGCAGGCCCTGGTGGACGGCAAGATCGTCGCCTCGGGTACCATGACCGCAGCCATCGCCAACCGCGAGGACATGTAA
- the metG gene encoding methionine--tRNA ligase, translated as MSRFSITTPIYYVNAKPHLGHAYTTIVADSLARFHRLCGDETFFLTGTDEHGDKIVQAAEKAGSTPQQYVDAVSAQFRDLWPALGVTNDDFIRTTEPRHKAVVQAILQKVYDAGDIYLKNYEGLYCYGCEQFLTEKDLDAQGCCPDHKVPPAKISEANYFFRMSKYQGWLKEHILANPDFIRPERYRNEVLSMLDMGVLDDLCISRPKTRLTWGIELPFDPDYVTYVWFDALINYVTAMGWPDGALFARFWEHTDHLVAKDILKPHAVFWPTMLKAAGLPVYRHLNVHGYWLIKDTKMSKSLGNVVEPLAMRDRYGLDAFRYFLLREMRFGRDASFSEEALVGRLNADLANDLGNLFSRVLAMTHKYFGGQVPDPGARTAPADADLGELARNAFANYTTLFARLEFGQALESLWELVRALNKYVDSAAPWALFKQGRTDELAAVLYTLLEMMRKVALFVWPVMPGTAEAMTAQLGGAFDLARVDLGAEAQGFGGLAPGTALAAGSNLFPRVDPPREEPAPQPAAEEKAKAKDKAKPEKKAAPAPQPDPGVIEFADFQKLDLRVGTVLAAAPHPDADRLFVVQVDLGEAAPRQVVAGLREFFQAEDLVGRQVVVVANLAPRALRGQTSHGMILAVRRDGGMELLTASGAVAAGAKVS; from the coding sequence TTGAGCCGTTTTTCCATCACCACGCCCATCTACTACGTGAACGCCAAGCCCCACCTGGGGCATGCCTATACGACCATCGTGGCCGACAGCCTGGCGCGCTTCCACCGCCTGTGCGGCGACGAGACGTTTTTCCTCACCGGCACCGACGAGCACGGCGACAAGATCGTGCAGGCCGCCGAGAAGGCCGGCAGCACGCCGCAGCAGTACGTGGACGCCGTGAGCGCGCAGTTCCGCGACCTGTGGCCCGCCCTTGGCGTCACCAACGACGACTTCATCCGCACCACCGAGCCGCGCCACAAGGCAGTCGTGCAGGCCATCCTGCAGAAGGTCTACGACGCGGGCGATATCTATCTGAAGAACTACGAGGGGTTGTACTGCTACGGCTGCGAGCAGTTCCTCACCGAGAAGGACCTCGACGCCCAGGGCTGCTGCCCGGACCACAAGGTGCCGCCCGCGAAAATCAGCGAGGCCAACTATTTCTTCCGCATGTCCAAGTACCAGGGCTGGCTCAAGGAGCACATCCTGGCCAACCCGGACTTCATTCGCCCCGAGCGCTACCGCAACGAGGTCCTGTCCATGCTCGACATGGGCGTGCTGGACGACCTGTGCATCTCGCGGCCCAAAACGCGCCTGACCTGGGGCATCGAGCTGCCCTTCGACCCCGACTACGTGACCTACGTCTGGTTCGACGCGCTCATCAACTACGTCACGGCCATGGGCTGGCCGGACGGCGCGCTGTTCGCGCGCTTCTGGGAGCACACCGACCATCTGGTGGCCAAGGACATTCTCAAGCCCCACGCCGTGTTCTGGCCGACCATGCTCAAGGCCGCCGGGCTGCCGGTCTACCGGCACCTCAACGTCCACGGCTACTGGCTGATCAAGGACACCAAGATGTCCAAGTCCCTGGGCAACGTGGTGGAGCCCCTGGCCATGCGCGACCGCTACGGGCTGGACGCCTTCCGCTATTTCCTGCTGCGCGAGATGCGCTTCGGGCGCGACGCCTCCTTCTCCGAGGAGGCCCTGGTGGGGCGGCTCAACGCCGACCTGGCCAACGACCTGGGCAACCTCTTCTCGCGTGTGCTGGCCATGACCCACAAGTACTTCGGCGGCCAGGTGCCCGACCCCGGCGCGCGCACGGCCCCGGCGGACGCCGACCTGGGCGAGCTGGCGCGCAACGCCTTCGCCAACTACACGACCCTGTTCGCCCGCCTGGAGTTCGGCCAGGCCCTGGAATCGCTGTGGGAGCTGGTGCGCGCCCTCAACAAGTACGTGGACAGCGCCGCGCCCTGGGCGCTTTTCAAGCAGGGCCGCACGGACGAACTGGCGGCGGTGCTCTACACGCTGCTGGAGATGATGCGCAAGGTGGCCCTGTTCGTGTGGCCGGTGATGCCCGGCACCGCCGAGGCCATGACCGCCCAGCTTGGCGGCGCCTTCGACCTGGCGCGGGTGGACCTCGGCGCCGAGGCCCAGGGCTTCGGCGGGCTTGCCCCCGGCACGGCCCTGGCCGCCGGGTCGAACCTCTTCCCGCGCGTGGACCCGCCCCGCGAGGAGCCTGCGCCCCAGCCCGCAGCTGAGGAAAAAGCCAAGGCCAAGGACAAGGCCAAGCCCGAGAAAAAGGCCGCCCCGGCGCCCCAGCCGGACCCCGGCGTCATCGAGTTCGCGGATTTCCAGAAGCTCGACCTGCGCGTGGGCACCGTGCTCGCCGCCGCGCCGCATCCGGATGCCGACCGGCTCTTCGTGGTCCAGGTGGACCTGGGCGAGGCCGCGCCGCGCCAGGTTGTGGCGGGGCTGCGCGAGTTCTTCCAGGCCGAGGATCTGGTGGGCCGCCAGGTGGTGGTGGTCGCCAACCTCGCTCCGCGCGCCCTGCGCGGGCAGACCAGCCACGGCATGATCCTGGCCGTGCGCCGCGATGGCGGCATGGAGCTGCTTACCGCCAGCGGGGCGGTGGCTGCGGGCGCCAAGGTGTCCTAG
- a CDS encoding LpxI family protein — MAEVIGLIAGGGQFPFLVARAGRAAGAAVVAVGFAGNTDPALAAETASYVELHLGQVSRLLRTFKDQGATRVVFAGTINKPRAMDLRPDWLAAKLLLRLAGKGDDAILRTLAGELERQGLHLSSALELLPGMATPEGPLTAKPPRASDLDDLRLAWPMAKALGRMDIGQSLLIRSGVVGAVEGPEGTDAAIARAGELVGKGCVLCKVFKPGQDARIDLPAAGPGTVRAMAAVGGSCIGIEAGRSVFFDLEESVALAERHGIRLVGLSAQYLGLPPEAGA, encoded by the coding sequence ATGGCGGAGGTCATCGGGCTCATCGCCGGGGGCGGGCAGTTCCCCTTCCTGGTGGCCCGCGCGGGGCGCGCGGCGGGCGCCGCCGTGGTGGCCGTGGGCTTTGCCGGCAATACGGACCCGGCCCTGGCCGCCGAAACGGCCTCCTACGTCGAGCTGCACCTGGGCCAGGTCTCGCGCCTGCTGCGGACCTTCAAGGACCAGGGCGCGACCCGTGTCGTCTTCGCGGGCACCATCAACAAGCCCCGGGCCATGGACCTGCGCCCCGACTGGCTGGCGGCCAAGCTGCTGCTGCGCTTGGCGGGCAAAGGCGACGATGCCATCCTGCGCACCCTGGCCGGGGAGCTGGAGCGCCAGGGCCTGCACCTGTCCAGCGCCCTGGAGCTGCTGCCCGGCATGGCCACCCCCGAGGGGCCGCTGACGGCCAAGCCCCCCCGGGCCTCCGACCTGGACGACCTGCGCCTGGCCTGGCCCATGGCCAAGGCCCTGGGCCGCATGGACATCGGCCAGTCGCTGCTCATCCGCTCGGGCGTCGTGGGCGCCGTGGAGGGGCCCGAGGGCACCGACGCGGCCATTGCCCGCGCGGGGGAGCTGGTGGGCAAGGGCTGCGTGCTGTGCAAGGTCTTCAAGCCCGGGCAGGACGCGCGCATCGACCTGCCCGCCGCCGGACCGGGCACGGTGCGGGCCATGGCCGCCGTGGGCGGCTCGTGCATCGGCATCGAGGCCGGGCGCTCGGTGTTCTTCGACCTGGAAGAGAGCGTGGCCCTGGCCGAGCGCCACGGCATCCGGCTGGTGGGCCTGAGCGCGCAGTACCTGGGCCTGCCCCCCGAGGCCGGGGCCTGA
- the ricT gene encoding regulatory iron-sulfur-containing complex subunit RicT: MRSTDAENASETHMSHVLGLKFSDYGQIYFFDSGPFVVAKGDRVIVKTDQGMGLGTVLTVSEAAPEGVPEQDLKPIFRLAIEEDLVAEAENAALAREAYRFCRQCVSERELEMKLVDVEVFFDHSKMVFYFTAPGRIDFRELVKDLVRNYRTRIELRQIGVRHETQMLGAVGNCGQVACCRRFMRKFAPVTIKMAKEQNLFLNPTKISGICGRLLCCLSFEEENYREFYRQCPKIGKRMDTDQGLMKILRANFFRGGITVFTEMGEERELTLEEWQALNPRRYDPQVPRPEPQPAPPQPPRRGGRPGQRGPGAAPGGPAARGPRPDAAPAPGPGDSGSEGGADAPAASWGQPPAEPAPAEFADAAPEAPAAPAAREPREAQGGAQDGSSRPRRHPRAGSGRKEPRPEAPAPGEARPAGAKPSRRRRRRKPRSDGGSNE; this comes from the coding sequence ATGCGTTCCACCGACGCCGAGAACGCAAGCGAGACGCACATGAGCCATGTTTTGGGCCTGAAGTTCAGCGACTACGGCCAGATATATTTCTTCGATTCCGGCCCCTTCGTGGTCGCCAAGGGCGACCGGGTCATCGTCAAGACCGACCAGGGCATGGGCCTGGGCACGGTGCTCACCGTGAGCGAGGCCGCGCCCGAGGGCGTGCCCGAGCAGGATCTCAAGCCCATCTTCCGCCTGGCCATCGAGGAGGACCTGGTCGCCGAGGCCGAGAACGCGGCCCTGGCCCGCGAGGCCTACCGCTTCTGCCGCCAGTGCGTGTCCGAACGCGAGCTGGAGATGAAGCTCGTGGACGTGGAGGTCTTCTTCGACCACAGCAAGATGGTCTTCTATTTCACCGCCCCGGGGCGCATCGACTTCCGCGAGCTGGTCAAGGACCTGGTGCGCAACTACCGCACGCGCATCGAGCTGCGCCAGATCGGCGTGCGCCACGAGACGCAGATGCTCGGGGCCGTGGGCAATTGCGGGCAGGTGGCCTGTTGCCGCCGCTTCATGCGCAAGTTCGCCCCGGTGACCATCAAGATGGCCAAGGAGCAGAACCTGTTCCTGAACCCGACCAAGATCTCGGGCATCTGCGGGCGGCTGCTGTGTTGCCTGTCCTTCGAGGAGGAGAACTACCGCGAGTTCTACCGCCAGTGCCCGAAGATCGGCAAGCGCATGGACACCGACCAGGGGCTGATGAAGATTCTGCGCGCCAACTTCTTCCGCGGCGGCATCACCGTGTTCACCGAGATGGGCGAGGAGCGCGAGCTGACCCTTGAGGAATGGCAGGCCCTGAACCCTCGGCGCTACGACCCCCAGGTGCCCCGGCCCGAGCCCCAGCCCGCGCCGCCCCAGCCCCCGCGCCGGGGTGGCCGCCCGGGTCAGCGCGGGCCCGGCGCCGCCCCCGGCGGCCCTGCGGCGCGCGGCCCGCGCCCCGATGCCGCCCCGGCCCCCGGCCCGGGCGACTCCGGGAGCGAGGGCGGGGCGGATGCCCCCGCCGCCTCCTGGGGGCAGCCCCCGGCGGAGCCCGCGCCCGCCGAATTTGCCGACGCGGCTCCCGAGGCGCCCGCCGCCCCTGCGGCCCGCGAACCCCGCGAGGCCCAGGGGGGCGCGCAGGACGGCTCCTCGCGCCCCCGGCGCCACCCGCGCGCGGGCTCGGGCCGCAAGGAGCCCCGCCCCGAGGCCCCCGCGCCCGGCGAGGCACGGCCCGCCGGGGCCAAGCCTTCCCGCCGCAGGCGGCGGCGCAAGCCGCGCTCCGACGGCGGCTCCAACGAATAA
- the carB gene encoding carbamoyl-phosphate synthase large subunit: protein MPKRTDLKKIMLIGSGPIVIGQACEFDYSGTQALKALKEEGYEVVLVNSNPATIMTDPELADRTYIEPIEPETVARIIAKERPDALLPTLGGQTALNTALAVAEMGVLEKYGVEMIGASREVIEKAESRELFRTAMENIGLKVPESRICRTMADVRATAEVIPFPIIIRPAYTMGGTGGGVAYNMEELEAIAATGLAASRSSEVMLERSVLGWKEFELEVMRDRADNCVIICSIENLDPMGVHTGDSITVAPAQTLTDVEYQAMRDAALAIMREIGVETGGSNVQFAVNPANGEMVVIEMNPRVSRSSALASKATGFPIAKIAAKLAVGYTLDEIPNDITRETMASFEPTIDYVVTKIPRMTFEKFPGTEDYLTTAMKSVGEAMSIGRTFKESLQKGLRSLEIGMPGLGRTFARDTCPGRDEIMARLRKPNSKRIFHVRYAMLCGLTDAEIHEATMIDPWFIRQIRALVEVEEELRAFPLSGSVCASSSACRALMRRAKEHGFSDRQLAALWKKDELDIRRIRQAMGVLPTYYLVDTCAAEFDAYTPYYYSTYETGSENTARPGRKVVILGGGPNRIGQGIEFDYCCVHASYALKELGVTSIMVNSNPETVSTDYDTSDRLYFEPLTLEDVLNIIEFEQPEGVVVQFGGQTPLNLAVPLLRAGVRILGTSPDSIDRAEDRERFQALLQKLGLRQPDNGTAMSVEQAVAAAQTIGYPVVVRPSYVLGGRAMEVVYGEEDLRAYFRHEVTVAPEHPILIDKFLENAIEVDVDALADGHDVYVAGIMEHIEEAGIHSGDSACVIPPHTLGAATVAEIERQTVALALELGVVGLMNIQFAVKDGEIFILEVNPRASRTAPFVSKATGVPLPRLATKVMLGARVRDLDPWSMRRGGHVSVKESVFPFNRFPGVDVLLGPEMKSTGEVMGVDATFGKAFLKAQLGAGQRLPLSGRVFISVNDRDKPAMADVARTFHELGFTVVATRGTGEFLAGRGVPSEFVFKVYEGRPNIVDRIKNGEIDLVINTASGKKTVHDSSAIRQTTLLYNVPYTTTLAGAKAMAQAIKESREGGTDVKSLQEYYA from the coding sequence ATGCCCAAACGCACCGACCTCAAGAAGATCATGCTCATCGGCTCCGGGCCCATCGTCATCGGGCAGGCCTGCGAGTTCGACTACTCCGGCACCCAGGCCCTCAAGGCCCTGAAGGAAGAGGGCTACGAAGTGGTCCTGGTCAACTCCAACCCGGCGACGATCATGACCGATCCGGAGCTGGCCGACCGCACCTACATCGAGCCCATCGAGCCCGAGACCGTGGCGCGCATCATCGCCAAGGAGCGCCCCGACGCGCTGCTGCCCACCCTGGGCGGGCAGACGGCGCTGAACACGGCCCTGGCCGTGGCCGAAATGGGCGTGCTCGAAAAGTACGGGGTGGAGATGATCGGCGCCTCGCGCGAGGTCATCGAGAAGGCCGAGTCGCGCGAGCTGTTCCGCACGGCCATGGAGAACATCGGGCTCAAGGTGCCCGAGTCGCGCATCTGCCGCACCATGGCCGATGTGCGCGCCACCGCCGAGGTCATTCCGTTCCCGATCATCATCCGCCCGGCCTACACCATGGGCGGCACGGGCGGCGGCGTGGCCTACAACATGGAGGAGCTGGAAGCCATCGCGGCCACGGGCCTTGCGGCCAGCCGCTCCAGCGAGGTCATGCTCGAGCGCTCGGTGCTGGGCTGGAAGGAATTCGAGCTGGAGGTCATGCGCGACCGGGCCGACAACTGCGTGATCATCTGCTCCATCGAGAACCTGGACCCCATGGGCGTGCACACCGGCGACTCCATCACCGTGGCCCCGGCCCAGACGCTCACCGACGTGGAATACCAGGCCATGCGCGACGCGGCCCTGGCCATCATGCGCGAGATCGGCGTGGAGACCGGCGGGTCCAACGTGCAGTTTGCCGTGAACCCCGCCAACGGCGAAATGGTCGTCATCGAGATGAACCCGCGCGTGTCGCGCTCCTCGGCCCTGGCCTCCAAGGCCACGGGCTTCCCCATCGCCAAGATCGCCGCCAAGCTCGCCGTGGGCTACACCCTGGACGAGATTCCCAACGACATCACCCGCGAGACCATGGCCAGCTTCGAGCCGACCATCGACTACGTGGTGACCAAGATTCCGCGCATGACCTTCGAGAAGTTCCCCGGCACCGAGGACTACCTGACCACGGCCATGAAGAGCGTGGGCGAGGCCATGTCCATCGGGCGGACCTTCAAGGAGTCGCTGCAAAAGGGCCTGCGCTCCCTGGAGATCGGCATGCCCGGCCTGGGCCGGACCTTTGCCCGCGACACCTGCCCCGGGCGCGACGAGATCATGGCCCGGCTGCGCAAGCCCAACTCCAAGCGCATCTTCCACGTGCGCTACGCCATGCTCTGCGGGCTGACCGACGCCGAGATCCACGAGGCGACCATGATCGACCCGTGGTTCATCCGCCAGATCCGCGCCCTGGTGGAGGTGGAGGAGGAGTTGCGGGCCTTCCCGCTGTCCGGCTCTGTCTGCGCCTCGTCGTCCGCCTGCCGGGCGCTCATGCGCCGCGCCAAGGAGCACGGCTTCTCCGACCGCCAGCTCGCCGCCCTGTGGAAGAAGGACGAGCTGGACATCCGGCGCATCCGCCAGGCCATGGGCGTCCTGCCGACCTACTACCTGGTGGACACCTGCGCCGCCGAGTTCGATGCCTACACGCCCTACTACTACAGCACCTACGAGACCGGCAGCGAGAACACCGCCCGGCCCGGGCGCAAGGTGGTCATCCTCGGCGGCGGGCCCAACCGCATCGGCCAGGGCATCGAGTTCGACTACTGCTGCGTCCACGCCTCCTATGCCCTCAAGGAACTGGGCGTGACCTCCATCATGGTCAACTCCAACCCCGAGACGGTGTCCACCGACTACGACACCTCGGACCGCCTGTATTTCGAGCCCCTGACCCTCGAGGATGTGCTCAACATCATCGAGTTCGAGCAGCCCGAGGGCGTGGTGGTCCAGTTCGGCGGGCAGACCCCGCTGAACCTCGCCGTGCCGCTGCTGCGCGCCGGGGTGCGCATCCTGGGCACCTCGCCGGACTCCATCGATCGCGCCGAAGACCGCGAGCGCTTCCAGGCCCTGCTGCAAAAGCTCGGCCTGCGCCAGCCCGACAACGGCACGGCCATGAGCGTGGAGCAGGCCGTGGCTGCGGCTCAGACCATCGGCTACCCCGTGGTGGTGCGCCCGAGCTACGTGCTGGGCGGGCGGGCCATGGAGGTGGTCTACGGCGAGGAGGACCTGCGGGCCTATTTCCGCCACGAGGTCACCGTGGCCCCCGAGCACCCCATCCTCATCGACAAGTTCCTGGAAAACGCCATCGAGGTGGACGTGGACGCCCTGGCCGACGGGCACGACGTGTACGTCGCCGGGATCATGGAGCATATCGAGGAGGCGGGCATCCACTCCGGCGACTCGGCCTGCGTCATCCCGCCGCATACCCTGGGCGCGGCCACCGTGGCCGAGATCGAGCGCCAGACCGTGGCCCTGGCCCTGGAGCTGGGCGTGGTCGGGCTCATGAACATCCAGTTCGCCGTCAAGGACGGGGAGATCTTCATCCTGGAGGTCAACCCCCGGGCCTCGCGCACGGCGCCCTTCGTCTCCAAGGCCACGGGCGTGCCCCTGCCCAGGCTGGCCACCAAGGTCATGCTCGGCGCGCGCGTGCGCGACCTGGACCCCTGGTCCATGCGCCGGGGCGGGCACGTCTCCGTCAAGGAGTCGGTGTTCCCCTTCAACCGCTTCCCGGGGGTGGACGTGCTGCTCGGCCCGGAGATGAAGTCCACCGGCGAGGTCATGGGCGTGGACGCCACCTTCGGCAAGGCCTTCCTCAAGGCCCAGCTGGGAGCCGGGCAGCGGCTGCCCCTGTCCGGGCGGGTGTTCATCTCGGTCAACGACCGCGACAAGCCCGCCATGGCCGATGTGGCGCGCACCTTCCACGAGCTGGGCTTCACCGTGGTCGCCACGCGCGGCACGGGCGAGTTCCTGGCCGGGCGCGGCGTGCCCAGCGAGTTCGTCTTCAAGGTCTACGAGGGCCGCCCCAACATCGTGGACCGCATCAAGAACGGCGAGATCGACCTGGTCATCAACACCGCCTCGGGCAAGAAGACGGTGCATGACTCCTCGGCCATCCGCCAGACCACGCTGCTCTACAACGTGCCCTACACCACGACCCTGGCCGGGGCCAAGGCCATGGCCCAGGCCATCAAGGAAAGCCGCGAGGGCGGCACGGACGTGAAAAGCCTCCAGGAATACTACGCCTGA
- a CDS encoding N-acyl homoserine lactonase family protein, translating into MYTVVPLLTGVRNPDQGIMTYQRDYGKPIWLPIYALLVRGNGRTILVDTGLDEDEAMVPAGFQEQTGLAPLPLTEALAAHGVAPEDVDTVINTHLHDDHCGNNRLFPGATHYVQRKELEFQRNPHPLDHRYDEYFTEGVQFQVLDGDAEPVPGIRCLLTPGHTPGCQTVVIPTASGDVALPGQCCNEKNFPDNGPAICPGVHTDALAAYDSMQRIKALDARILPTHGLSWATLRF; encoded by the coding sequence ATGTACACCGTCGTTCCCCTGCTTACCGGCGTGCGCAACCCGGACCAGGGCATCATGACCTACCAGCGCGACTACGGCAAACCCATCTGGCTGCCCATCTACGCCCTGCTCGTGCGCGGCAACGGGCGCACCATCCTGGTGGACACCGGGCTGGACGAGGACGAGGCCATGGTGCCCGCCGGGTTCCAGGAGCAGACCGGGCTTGCGCCCCTGCCGCTGACCGAGGCCCTGGCCGCCCACGGCGTGGCGCCCGAAGACGTGGACACCGTCATCAACACCCACCTGCACGACGACCACTGCGGCAACAACCGCCTGTTCCCCGGCGCGACGCACTACGTGCAGCGCAAGGAGCTGGAATTCCAGCGCAACCCCCACCCGCTGGACCACCGCTACGACGAGTACTTCACCGAGGGCGTCCAGTTCCAGGTGCTGGACGGCGACGCCGAGCCCGTGCCGGGCATCCGCTGCCTCTTGACCCCCGGGCACACCCCGGGCTGCCAGACGGTGGTCATCCCCACGGCCTCGGGCGACGTGGCCCTGCCCGGGCAATGCTGCAACGAGAAGAACTTCCCGGACAACGGCCCGGCCATCTGCCCCGGGGTGCACACCGACGCCCTGGCCGCCTACGACAGCATGCAGCGCATCAAGGCCCTGGACGCGCGCATCCTGCCCACCCACGGCCTGAGCTGGGCCACCCTGCGCTTCTAG
- the purF gene encoding amidophosphoribosyltransferase: protein MKREYCGLFGIANHPEAARMTYFGLFAQQHRGQESAGIVTWDGAGIREQKGMGLVAEVFSERHLSKELKGEVAVGHIRYSTTGASLIRNAQPLLVRFGDQQLAIAHNGNLVNALELREELEKHGTIFQTTMDSEVIVHLIARNMMVEGMPIEEAVGAACRTVRGSFSLLILAGDKLIALKDPSGFRPLALGRLGDACVLASETCAFDLLEAEYLRPVAPGEMLVIDSHGQRSLRYAEKNGTSQCIFELIYFARPDSYVFGQNVYQRRKAMGMALAREAPVDADFVMPFPDSGVYACVGYAQQSGLPYEHCMIRNHYVGRTFIQPSQDMRDFSTRMKLNPVRSMVEGKRIVVVEDSIVRGTTIRTRVKKLRELGAREIHMRVSCPAIVSPCFYGIDFSSKGELIAANHSVEDIARYIGLDSLHYLSIEGLLSSVEHPGDFCLACFNGQYPVEPCAGTGKMCLEKDRALSW, encoded by the coding sequence ATGAAACGTGAATACTGCGGCCTGTTCGGCATCGCCAACCATCCCGAAGCCGCCCGGATGACCTATTTCGGCCTGTTCGCCCAGCAGCACCGCGGCCAGGAGAGCGCGGGCATCGTGACCTGGGACGGCGCGGGCATCCGCGAGCAGAAAGGCATGGGCCTGGTGGCCGAGGTCTTCAGCGAGCGCCACCTGTCCAAGGAGCTCAAGGGCGAGGTGGCCGTGGGCCATATCCGCTACTCCACCACCGGCGCCTCGCTGATCCGCAACGCCCAGCCGCTTCTGGTGCGCTTTGGCGACCAGCAGCTGGCCATCGCCCACAACGGCAACCTCGTCAACGCCCTGGAGCTGCGCGAGGAGCTGGAAAAGCACGGCACCATCTTCCAGACCACCATGGACTCCGAAGTCATCGTGCACCTCATCGCGCGCAACATGATGGTCGAGGGCATGCCCATCGAGGAGGCCGTGGGCGCGGCCTGCCGCACGGTGCGCGGCTCCTTCAGCCTGCTCATCCTGGCGGGCGACAAGCTCATCGCCCTCAAGGACCCCAGCGGCTTCCGGCCCCTGGCCCTGGGCCGGCTGGGCGACGCCTGCGTGCTGGCCAGCGAGACCTGCGCCTTCGACCTGCTGGAGGCCGAATACCTGCGGCCCGTGGCCCCGGGCGAGATGCTGGTCATCGACAGCCACGGCCAGCGCAGCCTGCGCTACGCCGAGAAGAACGGCACCAGCCAGTGCATCTTCGAGCTGATCTATTTCGCGCGGCCCGACTCCTACGTCTTCGGCCAGAACGTGTACCAGCGCCGCAAGGCCATGGGCATGGCCCTGGCCCGCGAGGCGCCGGTGGACGCCGATTTCGTCATGCCGTTCCCCGACTCGGGGGTCTACGCCTGCGTGGGCTACGCCCAGCAGTCCGGCCTGCCCTACGAGCACTGCATGATCCGCAACCACTACGTGGGCCGGACCTTCATCCAGCCCTCGCAGGACATGCGCGACTTCTCCACGCGCATGAAGCTCAACCCCGTGCGCAGCATGGTCGAGGGCAAGCGCATCGTGGTGGTCGAGGATTCCATCGTGCGCGGCACGACCATCCGCACCCGGGTCAAGAAGCTGCGCGAGCTGGGCGCGCGCGAGATCCATATGCGCGTGTCCTGCCCGGCCATCGTCTCCCCGTGCTTCTATGGCATCGACTTCTCCAGCAAGGGCGAGCTCATTGCCGCCAACCACTCGGTGGAAGACATCGCGCGCTACATCGGGCTGGACAGCCTGCACTACCTGTCCATCGAGGGCCTGCTGTCGTCGGTGGAGCACCCCGGGGACTTCTGCCTGGCCTGTTTCAACGGCCAGTATCCCGTGGAGCCCTGCGCGGGCACGGGCAAGATGTGCCTGGAAAAGGACCGGGCGCTCAGCTGGTAG
- the lpxA gene encoding acyl-ACP--UDP-N-acetylglucosamine O-acyltransferase — MATNIHSSAVVHPGAEIGEGVTIGPFSVIQDKTVIGEGTTIGAYCQVHAHTTMGRGNHIHSYAYVGGDPQDIKYRGGTTRLTMGDNNIVREFVTLHRGTETGRGETIIGSGCMIMAYAHVAHDCHIGDNVIMANGVMLAGHVDLGHHAVISGMSGVHQFARVGEFGFVGGMSGVSQDVPPFVLAAGVRAQLRGLNLIGLRRGGFSAEAISGLKKAYKLIWRAGKERQEALAEVQETLGAIPEVARLLEFIRSSERGMLCDSGLRNGQNRGE, encoded by the coding sequence GTGGCGACGAACATCCACAGCTCCGCCGTGGTCCACCCCGGGGCCGAGATCGGCGAGGGCGTGACCATCGGGCCCTTCTCCGTGATCCAGGACAAGACCGTCATCGGCGAAGGCACGACCATCGGCGCCTACTGCCAGGTCCACGCCCACACCACCATGGGCCGGGGCAACCATATCCATTCCTACGCCTACGTGGGCGGCGACCCGCAGGACATCAAGTACCGCGGCGGCACCACCCGCCTGACCATGGGCGACAACAACATCGTGCGCGAGTTCGTGACCCTGCACCGCGGCACCGAGACCGGGCGCGGCGAGACCATCATCGGCTCGGGCTGCATGATCATGGCCTACGCCCATGTGGCCCACGACTGCCACATCGGCGACAACGTGATCATGGCCAACGGGGTCATGCTGGCCGGGCACGTGGACCTGGGCCACCACGCCGTGATCAGCGGCATGTCGGGCGTGCACCAGTTCGCGCGCGTGGGCGAGTTCGGCTTCGTGGGCGGCATGTCCGGCGTCAGCCAGGACGTTCCGCCCTTCGTGCTGGCCGCCGGGGTGCGCGCGCAGCTGCGCGGGCTGAACCTCATCGGCCTGCGCCGGGGCGGCTTTTCCGCCGAGGCCATCTCGGGCCTGAAGAAGGCCTACAAGCTCATCTGGCGCGCAGGCAAGGAGCGCCAGGAGGCCCTGGCCGAGGTCCAGGAAACCCTGGGCGCCATCCCCGAAGTGGCCCGGCTGCTGGAGTTCATCCGCTCCAGCGAGCGCGGGATGCTCTGCGACAGCGGCCTGCGCAACGGCCAGAACCGGGGCGAGTAG